The genomic region GTTGGCGGTGGTGCTCGTGGTCGTCGTGCGGCAGCCCGGCCTGGGGAGCGTGCACGCTCCACGTCATCCCGGCCGCCGGGAGGCGGTCCTGGCGACGGCGGCCGCGGCGCTGCTCGGCCTGTACGACGGCTTCTTCGGTCCGGGGACCGGCAGCTTCTTCATCTTCTTCTTCGTGCGCGTGCTCGGCTTCGACTTTCTTCACGCGCTGGCCTGCTCCAAGCTGCTCAACGCCGCCACGAACCTCGGCTCGCTGGCGTCGTTCGGCTGGAGCGGCAATGTCTGGTGGCACTTCATGCTGCCGATGGCGCTGGCGAACGTGGTGGGGAGCGCGGCGGGGGCGCGGCTGGCCATGAAGCACGGCTCGCCGTTCATTCGCGGCGTGTTCATCGCCGTGGTCGGCGGCCTGATCCTCAAGGCCGGCTACGACGGCTCCTGGCGGTAGCCGGACCGCCGTCACACGCCCGTGGCGAAACCGCTGCGGTCCGTCACAGCGCCTCTTCGGTGCGCAGCGTGACCTCGATGAGCCGCT from Planctomycetia bacterium harbors:
- a CDS encoding UPF0721 transmembrane protein, with the protein product MVEVSAVTLVSLAAGFVNSIAGGGGLVSLPLLLGLFPAAPPATLFGTNKAAMVWGTGWAAAVYARRVRLPWATLVPALVAAAAGGVVGARLVTLVSPDWLRRLLPALLAVVLVVVVRQPGLGSVHAPRHPGRREAVLATAAAALLGLYDGFFGPGTGSFFIFFFVRVLGFDFLHALACSKLLNAATNLGSLASFGWSGNVWWHFMLPMALANVVGSAAGARLAMKHGSPFIRGVFIAVVGGLILKAGYDGSWR